The Arctopsyche grandis isolate Sample6627 chromosome 10, ASM5162203v2, whole genome shotgun sequence genome window below encodes:
- the LOC143918475 gene encoding uncharacterized protein LOC143918475 isoform X3 — translation MESDASTIVCSRCVKIVEEYYKFFLKVQESQSNFVLKNCENIKSEYETESDLHSIGIQQISFKVDDTFDIKYSNLKEDTNCENEDCNDEINETDREISNHDLNNGVAIKTTETTGDDDNIFKFVSKASFVVNDEFDPGSNIISKFPTDLIKNGKFILKPPELEKIASSFYNLRCELCENDKFSELCEMMNHYTVEHATTQGFVTCCGVRIYKTKLIILHMARHLQPSAFECKLCHKKFIRLTSLSTHLETHLPRDERSYECDLCEKRFVSRITLKQHKKQHSNPPLAPRSCEICNKSFKSSASYYVHKSIEHNSLQFLCSECGKKFKTNSAYLQHLETHDPSGKNRVPCDQCNFVSKNKASMRYHMMQHNGKRYSCDLCDFSTTKKFRVKQHIAVKHTNNKPNVCIVCGKQFKIKKSLIDHMSQHTGECRNCPYCPKKFLSSGNFYAHRKRMHGDLLKKELLKKDLERLQDMEKCKPNLTKCNEIDISMQERAREEIKKLKSQNS, via the exons ATGGAAAGTGACGCTTCTACGATAGTATGCTCTAGATGTGTGAAAATCGTGGAAGAGTATTACAAGTTTTTCCTAAAAGTTCAAGAATCGCAATCCAATTTTGTGCTAAAAAATTGTGAAAACATAAAAAGTGAATATGAAACTGAGAGCGATTTACACTCAATAGGAATTCAACAA ATAAGTTTTAAGGTTGATGATACTTTCGATATTAAATATTCCAATCTGAAAGAAGATACAAATTGCGAAAATGAAGATTGCaacgatgaaataaatgaaacCGATAGAGAAATTTCAAACCACGATTTAAATAATGGTGTTGCAATAAAAACTACTGAAACAACCGGCgatgatgataatatttttaaatttgtatcgaaagCTTCATTTGTAGTAAACGATGAATTTGATCCAGGatcgaatataatttcaaaatttcccACCGATTTGATAAAAAATGGTAAATTTATCTTAAAACCACCCGAGCTTGAGAAAATTGCCagttcattttataatttaagatGTGAATTGTGTGAAAACGATAAATTCAGTGAATTATGTGAG ATGATGAATCACTATACCGTGGAACACGCAACAACCCAAGGTTTTGTAACTTGTTGTGGCGTTCGTATATATAAAACGAAGCTTATTATTTTGCACATGGCACGCCATTTACAACCATCTGCTTTTGA gtgTAAGCTTTGTCACAAGAAATTCATTCGATTAACAAGCTTGAGTACGCATCTTGAAACACATTTGCCGAGAGATGAAAGGTCGTACGAATGTGACCTATGTGAAAAGCG TTTTGTGAGCCGAATTACTTTGAAGCAACACAAGAAGCAACATAGCAATCCTCCTCTAGCACCTCGTAGTTGCGAAATTTGTAATAAATC cTTTAAAAGTAGTGCTTCATATTACGTTCATAAATCGATCGAACATAATAGCTTACAGTTTTTGTGCTCTGAATgtggtaaaaaatttaaaacaaactcTGCTTATTTGCAACATTTGGAAACTCACGATCCCAGCGGAAAGAATAGAGTGCCGTGTGATCAGTGCAATTTTGT GAGCAAGAATAAAGCGTCTATGAGATATCACATGATGCAGCATAATGGAAAACGTTACAGTTGTGATTTGTGCGATTTCTCCACTACTAAAAAGTTTCGAGTTAAACAACACATTGCAGTCAAGCACACCAACAACAAACCTAACGTTTGTATTGTGTGTGGAAAACAGTTTAAGATAAAGAAATCTTTAATC GATCATATGTCACAACATACAGGTGAATGTCGAAATTGTCCGTATTGTCCCAAAAAATTTCTATCATCTGGAAACTTTTATGCGCACAGAAAGAGAATGCATGGCGATCTACTTAAaaaagaattattaaaaaaagactTGGAACGCTTACAAGAT ATGGAGAAATGTAAACCAAATTTGACGAAATgcaatgaaattgatatttctATGCAAGAACGAGCGAGagaagaaatcaaaaaattgaaaaGCCAAAATTCTTAG
- the LOC143918476 gene encoding DNA polymerase beta-like produces MSKRKAPSSDGNHNSDFCDFLIELADFEKNVSRNIHKYNAYRKAASVLATQPKRIESGDEAKKLPGIGDKIAKKIDEYLQTGKLRKLDNIHNDDTSTAISLLTRVSGIGPAKAKELVDQGIKSISDLNANKSKLSHHQLIGLKYFEEFELSIPRSEIEQVELKLKKEISALDSQYVLTICGSYRRGKTSSGDIDVLLTHPSYTSTTLISKSEKGTLLKKVVNVLQAADIVTETLSLGDTKFMGVCKLTKNSKARRLDIRCIPHDQYHCAILYFTGSDVFNKTMRKHANEKGFILNEYCLRPIGSTGLPGEPLPVASEEDIFDYIDFPFKTPSQRNM; encoded by the exons ATGTCTAAAAGAAAAGCACCATCGAGTGACGGAAATCACAACAGCGATTTCTGTGATTTTCTAATCGAACTTGCCGACTTCGAGAAAAACGTCAGCAGAAACATTCACAAATACAACGCTTATAGAAAAGCCGCGAGTGTTTTAGCCACGCAACCCAAAAGAATCGAATCTGGCGACGAGGCCAAAAAGCTTCCAGGTATCGGTGACAAAATTGCTAAAAAAATCGACGAATATTTGCAAACGGGCAAATTGAGGAAATTAGACAACATACACAACGACGACACATCGACGGCCATCTCGCTCTTGACGAGGGTGAGCGGAATCGGCCCGGCGAAAGCGAAAGAACTCGTCGACCAGGGAATCAAATCGATATCAGACCTTAATGCCAACAAATCTAAACTTTCGCACCACCAATTGATCGGATTAAA ATACTTTGAGGAATTTGAACTCTCCATTCCGAGGTCTGAGATTGAACAAGTCGAACTCAAGTTGAAAAAGGAAATTTCTGCTTTGGATTCTCAATATGTTTTGACGATATGTGGCAGCTATCG ACGCGGAAAGACTAGCAGTGGAGATATTGACGTATTACTTACACATCCGTCTTACACGAGCACTACTTTGATTTCGAAATCTGAAAAAGGCACTCTGTTGAAAAAAGTAGTAAATGTCCTACAAGCTGCTGATATCGTAACGGAAACATTATCACTCGGCGATACTAAGTTTATG GGCGTCTGCAAATTGACTAAAAATTCAAAAGCTCGAAGATTAGACATTAGATGTATACCGCATGATCAGTATCACTGTGCTATATTGTATTTCACTGGAAGTGATGTTTTCAACAAGACTATGAGAAAGCATGCCAATGAGAAAggatttattttgaatgaatattgcCTTCGACCAATCGGATCTACAG GTTTACCTGGAGAACCGTTGCCGGTAGCATCAGAAGAAGATATTTTTGATTACATTGATTTTCCATTTAAAACTCCATCCCAGCGGAATATGTAA
- the LOC143918475 gene encoding uncharacterized protein LOC143918475 isoform X2 encodes MMEHLIMESDASTIVCSRCVKIVEEYYKFFLKVQESQSNFVLKNCENIKSEYETESDLHSIGIQQISFKVDDTFDIKYSNLKEDTNCENEDCNDEINETDREISNHDLNNGVAIKTTETTGDDDNIFKFVSKASFVVNDEFDPGSNIISKFPTDLIKNGKFILKPPELEKIASSFYNLRCELCENDKFSELCEMMNHYTVEHATTQGFVTCCGVRIYKTKLIILHMARHLQPSAFECKLCHKKFIRLTSLSTHLETHLPRDERSYECDLCEKRFVSRITLKQHKKQHSNPPLAPRSCEICNKSFKSSASYYVHKSIEHNSLQFLCSECGKKFKTNSAYLQHLETHDPSGKNRVPCDQCNFVSKNKASMRYHMMQHNGKRYSCDLCDFSTTKKFRVKQHIAVKHTNNKPNVCIVCGKQFKIKKSLIDHMSQHTGECRNCPYCPKKFLSSGNFYAHRKRMHGDLLKKELLKKDLERLQDMEKCKPNLTKCNEIDISMQERAREEIKKLKSQNS; translated from the exons ATGATGGAGCACCTG ATTATGGAAAGTGACGCTTCTACGATAGTATGCTCTAGATGTGTGAAAATCGTGGAAGAGTATTACAAGTTTTTCCTAAAAGTTCAAGAATCGCAATCCAATTTTGTGCTAAAAAATTGTGAAAACATAAAAAGTGAATATGAAACTGAGAGCGATTTACACTCAATAGGAATTCAACAA ATAAGTTTTAAGGTTGATGATACTTTCGATATTAAATATTCCAATCTGAAAGAAGATACAAATTGCGAAAATGAAGATTGCaacgatgaaataaatgaaacCGATAGAGAAATTTCAAACCACGATTTAAATAATGGTGTTGCAATAAAAACTACTGAAACAACCGGCgatgatgataatatttttaaatttgtatcgaaagCTTCATTTGTAGTAAACGATGAATTTGATCCAGGatcgaatataatttcaaaatttcccACCGATTTGATAAAAAATGGTAAATTTATCTTAAAACCACCCGAGCTTGAGAAAATTGCCagttcattttataatttaagatGTGAATTGTGTGAAAACGATAAATTCAGTGAATTATGTGAG ATGATGAATCACTATACCGTGGAACACGCAACAACCCAAGGTTTTGTAACTTGTTGTGGCGTTCGTATATATAAAACGAAGCTTATTATTTTGCACATGGCACGCCATTTACAACCATCTGCTTTTGA gtgTAAGCTTTGTCACAAGAAATTCATTCGATTAACAAGCTTGAGTACGCATCTTGAAACACATTTGCCGAGAGATGAAAGGTCGTACGAATGTGACCTATGTGAAAAGCG TTTTGTGAGCCGAATTACTTTGAAGCAACACAAGAAGCAACATAGCAATCCTCCTCTAGCACCTCGTAGTTGCGAAATTTGTAATAAATC cTTTAAAAGTAGTGCTTCATATTACGTTCATAAATCGATCGAACATAATAGCTTACAGTTTTTGTGCTCTGAATgtggtaaaaaatttaaaacaaactcTGCTTATTTGCAACATTTGGAAACTCACGATCCCAGCGGAAAGAATAGAGTGCCGTGTGATCAGTGCAATTTTGT GAGCAAGAATAAAGCGTCTATGAGATATCACATGATGCAGCATAATGGAAAACGTTACAGTTGTGATTTGTGCGATTTCTCCACTACTAAAAAGTTTCGAGTTAAACAACACATTGCAGTCAAGCACACCAACAACAAACCTAACGTTTGTATTGTGTGTGGAAAACAGTTTAAGATAAAGAAATCTTTAATC GATCATATGTCACAACATACAGGTGAATGTCGAAATTGTCCGTATTGTCCCAAAAAATTTCTATCATCTGGAAACTTTTATGCGCACAGAAAGAGAATGCATGGCGATCTACTTAAaaaagaattattaaaaaaagactTGGAACGCTTACAAGAT ATGGAGAAATGTAAACCAAATTTGACGAAATgcaatgaaattgatatttctATGCAAGAACGAGCGAGagaagaaatcaaaaaattgaaaaGCCAAAATTCTTAG
- the LOC143918477 gene encoding biogenesis of lysosome-related organelles complex 1 subunit 2-like → MSSTDSQNLKSPQRAPNLSTRTSSFEAHDPHDPNLSQLATTMMQKTEDYLYGELTSTQEAYRTLEQMNRLTLSKYSDIHRITKNVATTTSKMEAISQTLSPHLHKIDEIERAVLNLEKMAFAIDAYSKKLEAKAKCLTKH, encoded by the coding sequence atGTCGTCGACCGACAGTCAAAATTTGAAATCTCCCCAAAGGGCTCCAAATTTGTCCACGAGGACATCGAGTTTCGAAGCCCACGATCCGCACGATCCGAATCTGAGTCAACTGGCGACCACAATGATGCAGAAGACTGAAGATTATTTGTACGGAGAGCTCACGTCGACTCAAGAAGCTTACCGCACATTGGAACAGATGAACCGTTTAACTTTGTCTAAATATTCGGACATCCATAGAATTACAAAAAACGTGGCGACGACCACGAGTAAGATGGAAGCCATCAGTCAAACGTTATCGCCTCATCTCCACAAGATTGACGAGATCGAACGAGCTGTGTTGAATCTCGAAAAGATGGCGTTTGCGATAGATGCTTACTCCAAGAAATTAGAAGCCAAAGCCAAGTGTCTAACAAAACATTAA
- the LOC143918475 gene encoding transcription factor grauzone-like isoform X1, translating into MFLCRLCLTNNMHFIDATSSMLKARNLRLAIHQMFSFWIMESDASTIVCSRCVKIVEEYYKFFLKVQESQSNFVLKNCENIKSEYETESDLHSIGIQQISFKVDDTFDIKYSNLKEDTNCENEDCNDEINETDREISNHDLNNGVAIKTTETTGDDDNIFKFVSKASFVVNDEFDPGSNIISKFPTDLIKNGKFILKPPELEKIASSFYNLRCELCENDKFSELCEMMNHYTVEHATTQGFVTCCGVRIYKTKLIILHMARHLQPSAFECKLCHKKFIRLTSLSTHLETHLPRDERSYECDLCEKRFVSRITLKQHKKQHSNPPLAPRSCEICNKSFKSSASYYVHKSIEHNSLQFLCSECGKKFKTNSAYLQHLETHDPSGKNRVPCDQCNFVSKNKASMRYHMMQHNGKRYSCDLCDFSTTKKFRVKQHIAVKHTNNKPNVCIVCGKQFKIKKSLIDHMSQHTGECRNCPYCPKKFLSSGNFYAHRKRMHGDLLKKELLKKDLERLQDMEKCKPNLTKCNEIDISMQERAREEIKKLKSQNS; encoded by the exons ATGTTTTTGTGTCGACTATGTTTGACAAATAATATGCATTTTATAGATGCAACATCTTCAATGCTAAAAGCACGAAATTTGCGGCTTGCAATCCACCAAATGTTTTCATTTTGG ATTATGGAAAGTGACGCTTCTACGATAGTATGCTCTAGATGTGTGAAAATCGTGGAAGAGTATTACAAGTTTTTCCTAAAAGTTCAAGAATCGCAATCCAATTTTGTGCTAAAAAATTGTGAAAACATAAAAAGTGAATATGAAACTGAGAGCGATTTACACTCAATAGGAATTCAACAA ATAAGTTTTAAGGTTGATGATACTTTCGATATTAAATATTCCAATCTGAAAGAAGATACAAATTGCGAAAATGAAGATTGCaacgatgaaataaatgaaacCGATAGAGAAATTTCAAACCACGATTTAAATAATGGTGTTGCAATAAAAACTACTGAAACAACCGGCgatgatgataatatttttaaatttgtatcgaaagCTTCATTTGTAGTAAACGATGAATTTGATCCAGGatcgaatataatttcaaaatttcccACCGATTTGATAAAAAATGGTAAATTTATCTTAAAACCACCCGAGCTTGAGAAAATTGCCagttcattttataatttaagatGTGAATTGTGTGAAAACGATAAATTCAGTGAATTATGTGAG ATGATGAATCACTATACCGTGGAACACGCAACAACCCAAGGTTTTGTAACTTGTTGTGGCGTTCGTATATATAAAACGAAGCTTATTATTTTGCACATGGCACGCCATTTACAACCATCTGCTTTTGA gtgTAAGCTTTGTCACAAGAAATTCATTCGATTAACAAGCTTGAGTACGCATCTTGAAACACATTTGCCGAGAGATGAAAGGTCGTACGAATGTGACCTATGTGAAAAGCG TTTTGTGAGCCGAATTACTTTGAAGCAACACAAGAAGCAACATAGCAATCCTCCTCTAGCACCTCGTAGTTGCGAAATTTGTAATAAATC cTTTAAAAGTAGTGCTTCATATTACGTTCATAAATCGATCGAACATAATAGCTTACAGTTTTTGTGCTCTGAATgtggtaaaaaatttaaaacaaactcTGCTTATTTGCAACATTTGGAAACTCACGATCCCAGCGGAAAGAATAGAGTGCCGTGTGATCAGTGCAATTTTGT GAGCAAGAATAAAGCGTCTATGAGATATCACATGATGCAGCATAATGGAAAACGTTACAGTTGTGATTTGTGCGATTTCTCCACTACTAAAAAGTTTCGAGTTAAACAACACATTGCAGTCAAGCACACCAACAACAAACCTAACGTTTGTATTGTGTGTGGAAAACAGTTTAAGATAAAGAAATCTTTAATC GATCATATGTCACAACATACAGGTGAATGTCGAAATTGTCCGTATTGTCCCAAAAAATTTCTATCATCTGGAAACTTTTATGCGCACAGAAAGAGAATGCATGGCGATCTACTTAAaaaagaattattaaaaaaagactTGGAACGCTTACAAGAT ATGGAGAAATGTAAACCAAATTTGACGAAATgcaatgaaattgatatttctATGCAAGAACGAGCGAGagaagaaatcaaaaaattgaaaaGCCAAAATTCTTAG